Genomic DNA from Paenibacillus borealis:
TCCTTGTATACAATTGTATTCAGTATGTATGGTTTTGTATAATTGAATGAATTGAATATTCAGTTCAATTTTATTGAATCCTAAAGCATGTGCTTTATTTCTATTGCACTTTGTACAACAGATGGCTCTATAATCCGCCGAAAAATAGAATCTATTGCACTCTGTACAGTAGAATTCAGTGGAATCGTTGACTTTGGGCTGAAATCCGGAAATCAATTGTATGAAATACAATAGAACCGGTTTTAGCGCCGGATAACGCAAATTCTATTGTACAAAGTGCAATGAAGAACGATCTTAAGCTGGAAAGAGGTTATCATAAATGGACTTCAAAACATTAAAAACCTTTCAGACTATTGTAAGCACAGGAAGCTTTATCCGCGCAGCCGAAGAGCTCAGCTATGCCCAGTCCACGGTAACGATGCAGATCCAGAAGCTCGAAGCGGAGCTGGGCGTACAGCTGCTGGAGCGCGGCAAACAGCAGGTGATCCTGACGGAAGCCGGCCGGCTGTTCCATGAGCAGAGCCTGCAGATTGTGAAAGACATGGAGCGGCTGCAGAGCAGTCTTGCTGATCTGCAGTCGGGAGGAGCAGGGAGTGTCCGCATCGGTGCAACCGATCCGACTGCCAGTTACCGGCTGCCGCTGCTTATGAGCCAGTTCATGGAGCTCTTTCCCCGGATCAGCCTATCTATAGACATTGCCGGCACAGCTGTGCTCAGTGAGCGTCTGCTTCGCGGGGAACTCGATATGATTCTGTGTTCGGCCCCGCAGCTGGGGACGGAGCTGCATTTCGAGCCGCTTTTCACGGAGGCGTTCGTATTGCTGCTGCCGGAGGAGCATCCGCTGGTGAAAAAGACGCAGATTACTGCGGACCGGCTCCGCGGACACCGTCTGCTCATTACGGCAGCGGATTGTCCTTACCGCAAGAAGCTGGAGAGCATTCTGCAGGAAGCAGCCGGCCCTCCGCTGAACACCATGGAAATCGGCAGCATGTCCGCCTTGAAATTCTATGTGGAGAACGGCATTGGAATGGCTTTTGTACCTGAGATTACGTTGCAGCCTCTCCCGGCTGGTACAGTGGTGCGGAAGCTGTCAGGACCAGCGGTGGATATGAGCTGCGGAATCGCCTGCAGAACAGCGGATTACCCGCTGAGGGGGGCCAGCTTACAAATATATCAATTTTTGAAGCGCGAGTTGGGGGTACCTGTGCATATGTAGAATAGAACTAATAAGAGCTGATAAGAACGGTTTGTGACAACTATACTTTATTTCCATATCCGGTTGTTCATGACGAAATTCATGGGCGGCCGTTTCTTTTTGTGCAAGGATTGAATTTATTGTACTCAAAGGGAACCTTTGTCCCGCAGCGGACCAATATAGAGTGAAGACCAAGACAGAAAGGAGAGAGACGGATGACCGAGGAAGAGCTGCATGGCTGTCTGCAAAGGCTGAAAGAGGGAGATAAGGATGCTTTTACTGCTGTGCATGACAGTATCAAACAGCAGGTGTACGGGACAGTCTGTCTGCTTGTTGACCGGCAGGGTGATGTGGCCGATGTAGTGAATGAAATCTACATAGAATTGTTCCGCTGTCTTCCGCAGTATGACAGGAATCGGCCCTTCGGGGCATGGCTGAACGGAATGATTGTACGGCAATGCAGCAACTGGAGCCGGAGAAGCTGGCGCAGGCTGCGCATCCAGATCCGCAGCAGGGAGAATGCGTCAGAGGTGTTGTTACCGGGGGCGGATACACCGCTCATTGAGCAGGAACAGCGGGGTGAGCTGCTTCAGCTGGTGGCTGGGCTTCCTCCTAAGCTGCGCAGTGTGATTGTTCTGCGCTACTATGGGGAATGTAGCTTTGACGAGATCGCCACAGCCCTTGAAATCCCGTTGGGTACCGCTAAATCCAGGCATCACAAGGCAATGCGCAAGCTGCGGCAGCATGCCGTATTTACAGAGGAAGATGAGATGAAGGGGGACTATACATGCCTGTCGAAAGTCAATTGAAACGGGAAATTTTCACTTTTAAGCAGGATGTGGTTATGCCAAAACAGCTGGAGACACAGATTTCCGCAAGCTTTGATCAGTACTTCAAATTCCAAAACAAACGGAAAACCAAAAGACATATTCGCGGCACTGCAAGGATAGCGGTTGTTCTCTGCGGAATAATGCTGTTTGGAGGCGCGGTTTATGGTGCGGAAAGGTTATGGGCCGTTACATATGGTTCTACTGGAATAGAGGTGATTGTTCATTCGGACTATACTGAATCCAATGAATACGGTGAGCACGTGAAGCTGCTTGTTGAAGACATTCAGACTAAACTGGCTGTGAATGAATCCGCCTTCCTGTATGTGTCACTGCCCGAAGGGGGATATGACCTGTTTAAGGTGAACCGTCCGCAGCTGTTCTCCGATATAGAGAGCTGGAAGGTGGCAACCGAGCCGATTACAGGAGCGCTTGCCGTACCGGGGAGTCTGCCGGAAGGGTATCATTTTACAGGAGCGATGTCTGACAGTCAGCTTGGGATTATAGACAACTCCTGGGTAAAGAAATACACCAATGTCCTCTCGAAAAGGGTCAAGCCCGGTGAGGATTATGCCTGGATCAAGAGCTTCAATACTCCTAATAGAATAGCTAAGACTGTAAGTCCGCAGCTCATATATGAGGGTCCAAGAGGAAAAAGTGATGCAATTGTGGTTAAGTATACGCCTAGCGGACTTGAAGCGCAGCTCACAGCAAATTTTGCAGCGGCTACTACGGTTGAGGAGATGAAGGTTGGATCTTTAGATGCTTTATATATTGTGAATAAAGAAGCTTATGGGAACCCAAATAACTATTATGCTTATATCCAGTGGATCGAGCTAGGGGAAACTAACGGATGGAACATTCTGCATGAAGTAAGCACAGAATCACCGGAGGTATCCAAAGAGACTCTGCTTAAAGTTGCCGAAGGGCTTCGCTAAAGCAGCTATGCCAAGTTCAATTGCATGCTTGTCCCGCAATAACTAAAATAAATCCCCCTATAACACATATAAACCTCTACTGCTGATAAATTCATCAACAATAGAGGTTTATACTATAACCACTATACCCATGTTCTTCTCAGACTCCTTATCCTATCCTTTGTACTCAGCCGGGTAGAAATCGTCCGAGGCGGCAGTCAATTTGCCTATCCTGCCCATTAATTCTTCTCTAATTCATCCGCTGATCACGATAGGATTGATTGTGGGCTTTTGAGCTTTAAGAAGCTCATACCATTTCGTGTAGGGATGGATTGAAAGCTTTAACGCCAGGATCAAAGATATAGTCTCAGATCTCAGGGAGTACAGCTGCTTAAGAGGACTGCCGGAGATTCTGCCCCAGCATATGTTCTTACCACAGTGTATGGTTCCTTGAGCTGATACCTGTATTATACCGGGATTCACCGCAGCCGTAAAAAGGCGGATACTTCAAATTTGTGGTTGTTTCCCGCCGAAAAGTCATGTAAGCGCTATTATTCTTCCGTATCCTTAGTTTTTTATGAGGAGGATCTTATCCTGCTGCACACAATAAATGATCCCGAGCAATAGTTGTTCACTCTAAACTTGATCCAACGTTACCGAGTCCCTGCAAATAGGTATAAATACTCTGAATCGTTATCGGCAGTGTCAATCCGCTGACTGGCTGCCGGTACATCGAAGCGGATTTCTTGCTGAAGTGGACTGAGAGGCCCTTATTTCGCCAAAGAAGCCTCTTGATCAGGATGATTCGGACTGAGAATCCTTTATCTTGTTCTTTCAAGCACTGAAACAAGGTGTTTCAGGACATTAACGGAATGTCAGTCCTCCTCACGAGCTGATGAGTTCATGAACCCGCCAAGCTCAGGTGAGGAAATGTGCAATTGCTAAGCTTCACAATCTCTAGCTTGATTCATCTGCAGGGCAAATTTGTATCTGTAACGGTGCTGTCTAAAAAAGGACAGCAAAAGTATTTCCGGTTGCTGTATAATTTACTGATTGTTATGTTGCGGTTCAGGCATCCGGGCACTTGAAGGAGGAAGAAAAGGATGAATTTGTTTGCTGTGAAGCTTGAAGGAACCCGCTGCGGGTTAATCAAGTCCTTTCTGGAGGATAATTATGTATGTGCGGGAGATCCCGTTGTTGGAGATCTGGAGACCAGCGGAAGAGAGGATATCCGCAGCACGCTGGCTGCATCCGGAGCTTATCAGGAGCAGGAGCTGGAAGAGGCTCTCAGCAGTCTCGACGCCTTCGTCAACGTGATGCAGGACGGGGATTATGTGCTGATTGCGGATGAGGAATGGGTATACCTTGGCGATCTGGGTGATTATTTCTATGATGGCCGGGAAGAGAACATGAAGGGCGGAACCGCGCATCGGCGCGGAGTAACCTGGCTGAAGAGTCTGCCCCGCAGTGGTGTGAATTCTGCAGTACAAGCACTGCTTGCTTCAGATAAGGAAGTTACCCGGTATTCAGGAGTGCTGCCTGCAGCAAGAATGGATTTGTGGCTTGCAGATTCCTCTGCTGGCGATGGAGAAGCTGTTCATTCTCCGGCCCGTGTGGATGAAGCAACAATTGCTGAGGCGCTGGCTGTTCTGAAGGCTGCCCTGCACAGTCCCGATGCGGAGCGCCGGGAACGCGCGGCAGCGGCTATTTTACATTATGCCAGATGAACATCTGATTGAAGATCTGTCCTATACAATCACAACAAAAAAGGTCCTCCGGTTGCTTAACCGGAAGACCTTTTTGTTGTTGTGAACCAGTGGCCCAGGTTTAAGCTCAGATGAACTCTACAAACTCATTAACCGGCTTGCGGTAGCCGCGTGGTCTAATTTTGTGCTTATTGTCTTTGCCGATCGTAATCAGCATTACCGGAACGAAATTGTCGCCGAGCCCGAGGGTGGCCTTCACCGCTTCCGGATCGAAACCGATCATCGGGCAGGTATCCCAGCCCTTGTCCTTGGCAATCAGCATGAACTGCATAGCCGACAAGGAAGCATTGCGGATCGCCTCATCACGCTGGAAAGCATCCTTTCCGGTATAAGAGTCATTGATGGATTGAATGGTGCGGTCGTAATCCTCTTCGCTCATGGCACCCAGCATTTTAAGCCCGCTATAGATTTCCGGAGCCTGCTGGTAGGCGTTTTTGTCACCCAGCACGACGATGACAGCCGACGCGGTGTGGATTTTGTACTGGCCGTATGCGCCTTTGCGGATTTCTTCCTTCACAGTGTCGTCGCTGATGA
This window encodes:
- a CDS encoding nitroreductase family protein, producing MSTFSELVQSRRSAMNFVEGVKIPQNELEEMFSLARLAPSAFNLQHAHYKVISDDTVKEEIRKGAYGQYKIHTASAVIVVLGDKNAYQQAPEIYSGLKMLGAMSEEDYDRTIQSINDSYTGKDAFQRDEAIRNASLSAMQFMLIAKDKGWDTCPMIGFDPEAVKATLGLGDNFVPVMLITIGKDNKHKIRPRGYRKPVNEFVEFI
- a CDS encoding sigma-70 family RNA polymerase sigma factor, with the translated sequence MTEEELHGCLQRLKEGDKDAFTAVHDSIKQQVYGTVCLLVDRQGDVADVVNEIYIELFRCLPQYDRNRPFGAWLNGMIVRQCSNWSRRSWRRLRIQIRSRENASEVLLPGADTPLIEQEQRGELLQLVAGLPPKLRSVIVLRYYGECSFDEIATALEIPLGTAKSRHHKAMRKLRQHAVFTEEDEMKGDYTCLSKVN
- a CDS encoding LysR family transcriptional regulator; the protein is MDFKTLKTFQTIVSTGSFIRAAEELSYAQSTVTMQIQKLEAELGVQLLERGKQQVILTEAGRLFHEQSLQIVKDMERLQSSLADLQSGGAGSVRIGATDPTASYRLPLLMSQFMELFPRISLSIDIAGTAVLSERLLRGELDMILCSAPQLGTELHFEPLFTEAFVLLLPEEHPLVKKTQITADRLRGHRLLITAADCPYRKKLESILQEAAGPPLNTMEIGSMSALKFYVENGIGMAFVPEITLQPLPAGTVVRKLSGPAVDMSCGIACRTADYPLRGASLQIYQFLKRELGVPVHM